The DNA window TAACCCACGTTCGTCGCAGCACTAGGCTCGGGACCCGTGACAGTCCGCCGCCTGCAGCCCTATTCGGTCACGATCTTCGCCGAGACGTCGGCACTGGCCGCGCGCCTCGGCGCGGTGAACCTGGGCCAGGGCTTCCCCGACGAGGACGGTCCGCCCGCGATGCTCAAGGTCGCCGAGAACGCGATCGCCGACGGCGTCAACCAGTACCCACCGGGCCTGGGCATCGCGCCGCTGCGAGAGGCGATCGCTGCGCAGCGCAAGCGGAACTTCGGCACCGAGTACGACCCCGACACGGAGATCCTGGTGACGGTCGGCGCCACCGAAGCGATTGCCGCCGCAGTGATGGGCCTTGTGGAGCCCGGCTCGGAAGTGCTGTTGATCGAACCGTTCTACGACTCGTACTCCCCCGTGATCGCGATGGCAGGCTGCGAGCGGCGGGCAGTGCCGATGATTCAGGACGGTCGCGGCTTCGCCATCGATGTCGACGGATTGCGCCGCGCCGTGACGCCCAAGACCAAAGCGCTGATCGTCAACTCGCCACACAACCCGACGGGCATGGTCGCCAGCGATGCCGAACTCCAGGCGTTGGCCCAACTCGCCGTCGACAAGGACCTCCTGGTCATCACCGACGAGGTCTACGAGCACCTGGTGTTCGACGATCACAAGCACATCCCGCTGGCCAACTACCCCGGTATGGCCGAACGCACCATCACCATCTCGAGCGCGGCGAAGATGTTCAATGTCACCGGCTGGAAGATCGGATGGGCCTGCGGCCCTGCCGAACTGATCGCAGGCGTGCGCGCCGCCAAGCAGTACCTGACCTACGTCGGCGGGTCACCGTTTCAGCCCGCGGTGGCCTACGCACTCAACACCGAAGACGCATGGGTGGCGACACTGCGAGACTCACTGCAGGCCAAGCGCGACAAACTGGGTTCCGCGCTGTCCGACATCGGCTTCGAGGTCCACGACAGCTTCGGCACCTATTTTCTGTGCGCCGACCCCCGCCCGCTGGGGTTCGACGACAGCACGGAGTTCTGCGCGCACCTCCCCGAGAAGGCGGGGGTGGCGGCAATCCCTATGTCAGCGTTCTGCGACGCCGGC is part of the Mycolicibacterium tusciae JS617 genome and encodes:
- a CDS encoding pyridoxal phosphate-dependent aminotransferase; translation: MTVRRLQPYSVTIFAETSALAARLGAVNLGQGFPDEDGPPAMLKVAENAIADGVNQYPPGLGIAPLREAIAAQRKRNFGTEYDPDTEILVTVGATEAIAAAVMGLVEPGSEVLLIEPFYDSYSPVIAMAGCERRAVPMIQDGRGFAIDVDGLRRAVTPKTKALIVNSPHNPTGMVASDAELQALAQLAVDKDLLVITDEVYEHLVFDDHKHIPLANYPGMAERTITISSAAKMFNVTGWKIGWACGPAELIAGVRAAKQYLTYVGGSPFQPAVAYALNTEDAWVATLRDSLQAKRDKLGSALSDIGFEVHDSFGTYFLCADPRPLGFDDSTEFCAHLPEKAGVAAIPMSAFCDAGAAHADAWNHLVRFAFCKRDDTLDEAIRRLSSMRRDGHHL